From one Callithrix jacchus isolate 240 chromosome 2, calJac240_pri, whole genome shotgun sequence genomic stretch:
- the LOC100389853 gene encoding putative protein SPATA31J1, which yields MHFILFSVGSLVILTFLRPSIPREPSSGPPRKRNGAKGQAEVRGWLRIRNKKMDLKACQSLLKNWRMLRSTLSYWKTLA from the exons ATGCATTTCATCCTCTTTTCTGTGGGTAGCCTGGTGATCCTGACCTTCTTACGCCCCAGCATTCCCAGGGAACCGTCCTCAGGGCCTCCCAGAAAAAGGAACGGTGCCAAG gGTCAAGCTGAAGTGAGGGGCTGGCTCAggatcagaaataaaaagatggatCTAAAAG CTTGCCAAAGTCTCCTGAAGAACTGGAGAATGCTCAGGTCTACACTCTCCTACTGGAAAA CCCTCGCATGA